From Streptomyces qinzhouensis, one genomic window encodes:
- a CDS encoding S8 family peptidase, with the protein MRKPSKKAYAATVAAAAAVALTAGMTSPASAGNGDRGISGTAAGAAGAKGGALHTITLITGDRVLVDGRGRIVSIQRAKGREGITVFTRTHKGQTYVIPRDARSLIAKGTLDRRLFNITELAKPESRKAHRAGLKVIVGYRGATAGTARAGVRATEGTTVRRTLATLGADAVTSATGTTGELWDALTRPDGEGSATTTSGIGRVWLDGVRKASLDRSTAQIGAPAAWARSLDGTGVKIAVLDTGIDDSHPDLAGRVVAEKNFTPASGSRDRHGHGTHVASIAAGTGKKDARFKGVAPGAELINAKVLDDSGNGEDSGIVAGIDWAVAQGATVLNLSLGGTDTPQVDALEAQINKLSAEKGVLFAVAAGNYGPGPKSIDSPGSAEAALTVGAVDDNDKIADFSGVGPRNWDAGLKPDVTAPGVATTAASLANAPGQSPAGYISMDGTSMATPHAAGAAALLKQKNPGWTGAQLKSVLMGSAKGGAYSVFQQGAGRIAVDQAIDQTVVTEQPNVSLGTQQWPHNDDRPVTKQVTYHNSGDADITLDLSLATPTGADGRPAPAGFFSLGTRQITVPKGGSASVDLTADTTLGGTVNGSYSTTVVASGGGRTVRTPATVDREIESYSVTFKGIGRDGASSGAWQAEIEGLTELAGGYWNAPDLSSGSTTLRLPRGTYAFSADAYVDPADPGKGGDLIDNPKLTVNGDTTVTLDGRTTKPVSVKVPDSQAKQTAAGMTYTLELPDGSLISRGYGFDSFDNVRTAYQGPRYTDGSLSQSWYSKFERGTSEFNTLSGGPVQVLGNGYSKTFATKDLALVKAGLGASVPGKQGALLAYGELPDYSSNDSSVFSVQPAASVRDVWLSTGDGALWDLAGGQYKGMDPEGFPLFEAVYGAGYPRRYAAGATYTENFNVGVHGPLVNVYSGLEREANDLFPTVMLVSDGAGHPTGQADYTTGITSLYRNGTLLGVQKLPADETMWRVPSASATYTLATTVNRSPSVARTSTRIDASWTFTSIRGKGITKLPVSTVRFTPALALDSTAPAGRALSVPLVVQGAAAGSNLKSLIVQVSYDNAKTWKTVPVKSGKATVTSPAKGKGVTLRAIVTDKKNNKSSVIVHNAWLGK; encoded by the coding sequence TTGCGCAAACCATCCAAGAAGGCGTACGCGGCGACGGTTGCCGCCGCGGCCGCCGTGGCGCTGACGGCGGGCATGACCAGCCCGGCGTCGGCCGGTAACGGAGACCGGGGCATCTCCGGCACCGCGGCGGGGGCCGCCGGTGCCAAGGGCGGAGCCCTGCACACCATCACGCTGATCACCGGTGACCGGGTCCTCGTGGACGGCCGGGGACGGATCGTCAGCATCCAGCGCGCCAAGGGCCGTGAGGGCATAACCGTCTTCACCCGGACGCACAAGGGCCAGACGTACGTCATACCGCGCGACGCCCGGTCGCTGATCGCCAAGGGCACGCTCGACCGGCGGCTGTTCAACATCACCGAACTCGCCAAGCCGGAGAGCCGCAAGGCCCACCGGGCCGGGCTGAAGGTGATCGTCGGCTACCGGGGGGCCACCGCGGGCACGGCACGGGCCGGAGTCCGCGCGACCGAGGGCACCACGGTCCGCCGGACCCTGGCGACGCTCGGCGCCGACGCCGTCACCAGCGCCACGGGCACCACCGGCGAACTGTGGGACGCCCTCACCCGCCCCGACGGCGAAGGTTCGGCGACGACGACGTCCGGTATCGGGCGGGTCTGGCTGGACGGGGTACGGAAGGCGTCGCTGGACCGCAGCACCGCTCAGATCGGTGCCCCGGCCGCCTGGGCGCGGTCCCTCGACGGCACCGGTGTGAAGATCGCCGTCCTGGACACCGGTATCGACGACAGCCACCCGGACCTGGCGGGCCGGGTCGTCGCCGAGAAGAACTTCACCCCCGCCTCGGGCTCCCGCGACCGCCACGGCCACGGCACCCATGTGGCGTCCATCGCCGCCGGTACGGGGAAGAAGGACGCCCGGTTCAAGGGCGTGGCCCCCGGGGCCGAGCTGATCAACGCCAAGGTGCTGGACGACTCGGGCAACGGCGAGGACTCCGGCATCGTCGCGGGCATCGACTGGGCCGTCGCCCAGGGCGCCACCGTGCTCAATCTGAGCCTCGGCGGCACGGACACCCCGCAAGTCGACGCGCTGGAAGCCCAGATCAACAAGCTCTCCGCGGAGAAGGGCGTGCTCTTCGCCGTCGCGGCCGGGAACTACGGCCCCGGCCCGAAGTCGATCGACTCGCCCGGCAGCGCCGAGGCGGCCCTGACCGTCGGTGCCGTCGACGACAACGACAAGATCGCCGACTTCTCGGGGGTCGGTCCGCGCAACTGGGACGCGGGCCTCAAGCCCGATGTCACCGCGCCCGGCGTGGCCACCACGGCCGCCTCCCTGGCGAACGCCCCGGGGCAGAGCCCGGCCGGCTATATCTCCATGGACGGCACGTCCATGGCGACCCCGCACGCCGCGGGTGCCGCGGCGCTCCTCAAGCAGAAGAACCCCGGCTGGACGGGCGCACAGCTCAAGTCCGTGCTGATGGGGTCGGCCAAGGGCGGCGCCTACTCGGTCTTCCAGCAGGGCGCGGGCCGCATCGCGGTCGACCAGGCCATCGACCAGACCGTCGTCACCGAGCAGCCGAACGTCAGCCTGGGCACCCAGCAGTGGCCCCACAACGACGACAGGCCGGTCACCAAGCAGGTGACGTACCACAACTCCGGTGACGCCGACATCACGCTCGATCTGTCGCTGGCCACCCCGACGGGCGCCGACGGACGGCCCGCCCCAGCCGGGTTCTTCAGCCTCGGCACTCGGCAGATCACCGTCCCCAAGGGCGGTAGCGCCTCGGTGGACCTGACGGCCGACACCACGCTCGGCGGTACGGTCAACGGCTCGTACTCGACCACCGTCGTCGCCTCCGGCGGCGGCCGGACCGTACGTACCCCGGCCACGGTGGACCGTGAGATCGAGTCGTACAGCGTCACCTTCAAGGGCATCGGACGGGACGGCGCGTCGAGCGGTGCCTGGCAAGCCGAGATCGAGGGCCTGACCGAGCTGGCCGGTGGCTACTGGAACGCACCCGACCTGTCCTCGGGCAGCACCACGCTCCGGCTGCCGCGCGGCACCTACGCCTTCTCCGCCGACGCCTATGTCGACCCGGCGGATCCGGGCAAGGGCGGCGATCTGATCGACAATCCGAAGCTGACCGTGAACGGTGACACCACGGTCACGCTGGACGGCCGGACCACCAAGCCGGTCTCCGTCAAGGTGCCCGACAGCCAGGCGAAGCAGACGGCCGCCGGGATGACGTACACCCTCGAACTGCCCGACGGCTCCCTGATCTCCAGGGGCTACGGCTTCGACAGCTTCGACAACGTCCGCACCGCTTACCAGGGCCCGCGCTACACCGACGGCTCCCTGTCGCAGTCGTGGTACTCGAAGTTCGAGCGCGGCACATCGGAGTTCAACACCCTCTCCGGCGGCCCGGTCCAGGTGCTGGGGAACGGCTACAGCAAGACCTTCGCGACCAAGGACCTGGCCCTGGTGAAGGCGGGCCTCGGCGCGTCCGTACCGGGCAAGCAGGGCGCTCTCCTCGCCTACGGCGAACTGCCCGACTACTCGTCGAACGATTCGAGCGTCTTCTCCGTGCAGCCCGCGGCGAGCGTGCGCGATGTGTGGCTGTCCACCGGCGACGGTGCCCTCTGGGACCTCGCGGGCGGTCAGTACAAGGGCATGGACCCGGAGGGCTTCCCGCTGTTCGAGGCCGTCTACGGCGCCGGGTATCCGCGCCGGTACGCCGCGGGCGCGACGTACACCGAGAACTTCAACGTCGGTGTGCACGGCCCGCTGGTGAATGTCTACAGCGGTCTGGAGCGCGAGGCCAACGACCTCTTCCCGACGGTCATGCTCGTCTCCGACGGCGCGGGTCACCCCACGGGCCAGGCCGATTACACCACCGGGATCACCAGCCTCTACCGCAACGGCACGCTCCTCGGTGTGCAGAAGCTGCCGGCCGACGAGACGATGTGGCGGGTGCCGTCGGCGTCCGCCACGTACACCCTGGCGACCACGGTCAACCGCAGCCCGTCGGTGGCCCGGACCTCGACCCGGATCGACGCGTCGTGGACCTTCACCTCGATCCGGGGCAAGGGCATCACGAAGCTGCCGGTCTCCACGGTCCGCTTCACGCCGGCGCTGGCGCTGGACTCCACCGCTCCGGCCGGACGCGCGCTGTCCGTGCCGCTGGTGGTGCAGGGTGCCGCGGCCGGAAGCAATCTGAAGTCGCTCATCGTCCAGGTGTCGTACGACAACGCCAAGACGTGGAAGACCGTGCCGGTGAAGAGCGGCAAGGCGACGGTGACCAGCCCCGCGAAGGGCAAGGGAGTGACGCTG
- a CDS encoding S8 family peptidase, which yields MRQRRHTQKPPAAASALAATLAVALAAGLAGPAHAAGPDGEKAGSGIVTGPAAAPGGKAVHTVTLITGDRVLVDAKGKVTGVERAKGREGIPFRTETFNGRTQVIPRDAERLIATGKVDRRLFDITELTRPEALREYRDGVRAIVTYQGASATAAKKDVRGSKGVASRLALPAANADAVTVSAKEGPALWEALTRPSGRGARSVEPGIAKVWLDAVVKTTLDKSTGQIGAPAAWNRSLDGTGVKIAVLDTGIDKTHPDLVGKVVAEQNFTPEADAGDRNGHGTHVASTAAGTGAKSGGTHKGVAPGAQLLNGKVLDEWGSGLNSEIMTGIDWAVAQGADVINMSLSGYDSPGIDPMEALVNRYTAEKGVLFAVAASNSGPDQGTIGSPGSAAGALTVGAVDDNDKLADFSSRGPEADGGLKPDVTAPGVATTAAAAPGSRLATRYGENPPGYMSLNGTSMATPHAAGAAAILKQKNPSWTGDRIKAVLMASAEAGPYAPHEQGTGRIAVERALDQTLTAEPGSLGFGTQLWPHHDNAPVAKQITYRNAGTAAMTLDLAVTGTDPSGKPAPAGFFALAAQQLTVPAGGTATVGLTADTKVEGGGDGRYSAMVTATGGGQSVRTPATVEREIESYDVTINAIARDGSAGTNAYANFRGYDGIGKGTGTGLLLPTGTGKLRIPAGRYFMEAGRGSESIQEEDFIWQPQVIVDKPLTLTLDTRKTEPVEFTVPDAAATPRDAVMTHAMAGPVPFSMTSLRSNFTGVRTLQIGASDHQLSQYWSGAWRSGADLYQVLDGGPVDRLATGYIKKYTRDNLSLVTIRSGVSVPGKHSAVQARGYLPGLPVFGSLTNPSRPASAGHRIWVSTDNGAVWDFSHRQSPAGQFSYEAEHRLAEFRRFTPGKPHFLTFNAGAQGPSLGAGDGVFRDGNELWGRVPLLTDGAGNPGIPWAGNIVTTLHRDGVLVARSGDPLTGRERFTVPDGEASYTLATTVERPAAVAAASTKIAGSWTFRSDRTASATALPVSTVAFAASAGIDSTAPAGESQTFPLVVKGAAAGKHGKKGQNLKSLTAEVSYDEGRTWKALAIKQTPVVQGGKVAFTIPRVTVTNPAAGKGISFRATVVDRQGNKGTVTVVNAYLGK from the coding sequence ATGCGTCAAAGACGCCACACCCAGAAACCTCCGGCCGCCGCGTCCGCGCTGGCCGCGACACTCGCCGTGGCCCTGGCCGCGGGCCTGGCGGGACCCGCGCACGCCGCGGGTCCCGACGGCGAGAAGGCCGGCTCGGGCATCGTGACGGGGCCGGCGGCCGCGCCGGGCGGCAAGGCCGTGCACACTGTCACGCTGATCACCGGCGACCGGGTCCTCGTGGACGCGAAGGGCAAGGTCACCGGGGTCGAACGGGCGAAGGGGCGCGAGGGCATCCCCTTCCGCACCGAGACGTTCAACGGCCGCACCCAGGTGATCCCCCGGGACGCGGAGCGGCTGATCGCCACCGGGAAGGTGGACCGGCGGCTGTTCGACATCACCGAACTGACGCGGCCCGAGGCCCTCCGCGAGTACCGGGACGGCGTCAGGGCGATCGTCACCTACCAGGGCGCGTCCGCGACGGCGGCGAAGAAGGATGTACGGGGATCGAAGGGCGTGGCGTCACGGCTCGCCCTTCCGGCGGCGAACGCCGACGCCGTCACCGTCTCCGCGAAGGAGGGCCCGGCGCTCTGGGAGGCGCTCACCCGGCCGTCGGGCCGCGGGGCGCGCTCGGTGGAGCCGGGGATCGCGAAGGTCTGGCTGGACGCGGTCGTGAAGACGACCCTGGACAAGTCCACCGGCCAGATCGGCGCCCCGGCGGCCTGGAACCGCTCGCTGGACGGTACGGGGGTGAAGATCGCCGTCCTGGACACGGGTATCGACAAGACCCACCCGGATCTGGTGGGCAAGGTTGTCGCCGAACAGAACTTCACTCCTGAAGCCGACGCCGGGGACCGGAACGGGCACGGCACCCATGTGGCGTCCACCGCCGCCGGTACGGGAGCGAAGTCGGGCGGTACCCATAAGGGCGTCGCCCCCGGCGCACAGCTGCTCAACGGCAAGGTCCTCGACGAGTGGGGCTCGGGCCTCAACTCCGAGATCATGACCGGTATCGACTGGGCCGTCGCCCAAGGCGCCGATGTCATCAATATGAGCCTCAGCGGGTACGACAGCCCCGGCATCGACCCGATGGAGGCGCTGGTCAACCGGTACACGGCGGAGAAGGGCGTACTCTTCGCCGTCGCGGCGTCCAACAGCGGCCCCGATCAGGGCACGATCGGCTCTCCGGGCTCCGCGGCCGGTGCCCTGACCGTCGGCGCGGTCGACGACAACGACAAACTCGCCGACTTCTCCAGCCGGGGTCCGGAGGCGGACGGCGGTCTCAAACCGGATGTCACCGCGCCGGGCGTCGCCACCACCGCGGCCGCCGCCCCCGGCAGCAGGCTGGCCACGCGGTACGGCGAGAACCCGCCCGGCTATATGAGTCTCAACGGCACGTCCATGGCGACTCCGCACGCGGCGGGCGCCGCGGCGATCCTCAAGCAGAAGAACCCCTCGTGGACCGGTGACCGGATCAAGGCCGTGCTGATGGCGTCCGCCGAAGCCGGGCCGTACGCACCACACGAGCAGGGCACCGGGCGGATCGCCGTCGAACGGGCCCTCGATCAGACCCTGACCGCCGAACCGGGCTCCCTCGGCTTCGGCACCCAGCTCTGGCCGCACCACGACAACGCGCCGGTCGCCAAGCAGATCACCTACCGGAACGCCGGTACGGCGGCCATGACCCTGGACCTGGCCGTCACCGGCACGGACCCCTCGGGCAAGCCGGCCCCGGCCGGGTTCTTCGCCCTCGCCGCCCAGCAACTCACCGTCCCGGCGGGCGGCACCGCCACCGTCGGCCTCACGGCCGACACCAAGGTGGAGGGTGGCGGCGACGGCCGGTACTCGGCCATGGTCACCGCGACCGGCGGCGGGCAGAGCGTCCGCACCCCCGCGACGGTCGAGCGGGAAATCGAGTCGTACGACGTCACCATCAACGCCATCGCCAGGGACGGCAGCGCCGGCACGAACGCCTACGCCAACTTCCGTGGATACGACGGAATCGGCAAGGGCACGGGCACGGGCCTCCTCCTGCCCACCGGGACCGGAAAGCTCCGGATACCCGCGGGCCGGTACTTCATGGAGGCGGGCCGCGGCAGCGAATCCATCCAGGAAGAGGACTTCATCTGGCAGCCGCAGGTGATCGTCGACAAACCCCTCACCCTGACGCTCGACACCCGGAAGACCGAGCCGGTCGAATTCACCGTGCCGGACGCCGCTGCCACTCCGAGGGACGCGGTCATGACTCATGCCATGGCCGGGCCGGTTCCGTTCTCCATGACCTCCCTCCGCAGCAACTTCACCGGTGTCCGCACCCTGCAGATCGGCGCGTCCGACCATCAGTTGAGCCAGTACTGGTCGGGCGCCTGGCGAAGCGGCGCCGACCTGTACCAGGTGCTCGACGGTGGACCGGTCGACCGGCTGGCGACCGGCTACATCAAGAAGTACACCCGGGACAACCTGTCACTCGTCACCATCCGCTCGGGCGTTTCCGTGCCCGGAAAGCACAGCGCGGTCCAGGCCCGGGGATATCTGCCCGGCCTGCCGGTATTCGGCAGTCTGACGAACCCGTCACGGCCCGCCTCGGCAGGACACCGGATCTGGGTGTCCACCGACAACGGGGCGGTCTGGGACTTCTCCCACCGCCAGTCGCCCGCCGGGCAGTTCAGTTACGAGGCCGAGCACAGGCTCGCCGAGTTCCGGCGCTTCACCCCCGGCAAGCCCCACTTCCTGACCTTCAACGCGGGCGCCCAGGGCCCGTCACTGGGCGCCGGCGACGGAGTCTTCCGGGACGGCAACGAGTTGTGGGGCCGGGTACCGCTCCTGACCGACGGCGCCGGGAACCCGGGCATCCCCTGGGCCGGTAATATCGTGACCACACTCCACCGCGACGGTGTACTCGTCGCCCGGAGCGGCGACCCGCTGACGGGCCGCGAGCGTTTCACCGTCCCCGACGGCGAGGCCTCCTACACCCTGGCCACGACGGTCGAACGGCCCGCCGCCGTCGCCGCCGCGTCCACCAAGATCGCGGGTTCGTGGACCTTCCGCTCCGACCGCACCGCCTCGGCCACCGCACTGCCCGTCTCCACGGTCGCGTTCGCGGCCTCGGCCGGGATCGACTCCACGGCGCCCGCGGGCGAGAGCCAGACCTTCCCGCTCGTCGTCAAGGGCGCGGCGGCCGGGAAGCACGGGAAGAAGGGGCAGAACCTGAAGTCCCTCACCGCCGAGGTCTCCTACGACGAGGGCCGCACCTGGAAGGCGCTCGCCATCAAGCAGACCCCGGTCGTCCAGGGCGGAAAGGTCGCCTTCACCATCCCGAGGGTCACCGTCACCAACCCCGCCGCCGGAAAGGGGATCTCCTTCCGCGCCACCGTCGTCGACCGACAGGGCAACAAGGGGACCGTGACGGTCGTCAACGCCTATCTGGGCAAGTGA
- a CDS encoding M48 family metalloprotease: protein MSARVRIRHGKPRTPPPPAPASLIAAARLPQPTTTRLVQLVVVAAAGAAFAAWWWLVKERDHWPGTQLDCLPGPVPAGRDPMDTVTGFTRCVDGVRLDQALVVLCGPLALLLLALVTGALVRAGALSRRRTRPAGPEMAARLAAVVPEGAAGPPRLLIRRGRGLGLGARADGTVRRPRVIAGAGAHLQPERDIGALFRHEVAHITARDVGRVRIAIAAWWILLAGVTVPLALELAPRPGNIGGAISLRLAVILGVFGLTLCGVLRIREHDADVRAAADPRDGGDMAAYIARDRSPTPRRRITRLLGLATHPTRADRLSALDRPARLWGLSVPESLATGIAAGLVFTDAALLITALTPDSIATGYRITGALTGWAVAGVVTVALWRAAAVRHPDAYGLRPARRGAALGAGVLAGSQLSARAAGDWTDAFGTADGLAADFSLANATAGRAAALTLALIVGGALFTTWAAALARAAGAAPDGPRSGPACAAAVALSGAVLAMPLGTWFLLAALAAVEADSVPYWGAMDSRAWVIGATLTLFGALAPFALTALRRTRPRLRLVPAVAVALFALPTAAAWIPLTASADSSPRRVLFPATVATPKPHKLLTTSPSPPSSPPSPPSPPSGDEPVIDIDDLPVLPPPEAEGREPVRDPFIACLALNAGRSALWADPAGREETAELLAGVDDTVLRAVSAVLRRSHPEPVHSDVPQAAILRCDLLRRYAR, encoded by the coding sequence GTGTCCGCCCGCGTACGGATACGGCACGGGAAGCCCCGCACCCCGCCCCCGCCCGCCCCCGCGTCCCTGATCGCCGCCGCCCGGCTGCCGCAGCCGACCACGACCCGGCTCGTCCAACTCGTCGTCGTCGCGGCGGCGGGAGCCGCCTTCGCCGCCTGGTGGTGGCTGGTCAAGGAGCGCGACCACTGGCCCGGCACCCAACTCGACTGCCTCCCGGGCCCGGTGCCCGCCGGCCGGGACCCGATGGACACGGTCACCGGTTTCACCCGCTGCGTCGACGGCGTACGGCTCGACCAGGCGCTGGTCGTGCTCTGCGGCCCCCTCGCCCTGCTGCTCCTCGCCCTCGTCACGGGGGCCCTGGTCCGGGCCGGGGCGCTGTCCCGGCGGCGTACCCGCCCGGCGGGACCGGAGATGGCGGCCCGGCTCGCCGCCGTCGTCCCCGAAGGCGCGGCCGGACCGCCCCGACTGCTGATCCGGCGCGGCCGCGGACTCGGTCTCGGCGCCCGTGCCGACGGTACGGTCCGCCGCCCGCGCGTGATCGCCGGCGCCGGGGCGCATCTACAGCCCGAACGCGACATCGGCGCGCTGTTCCGCCACGAGGTGGCCCACATCACGGCACGGGACGTCGGCCGGGTACGGATCGCGATCGCCGCCTGGTGGATCCTGCTCGCCGGGGTCACCGTCCCGCTCGCCCTCGAACTCGCACCGCGCCCGGGGAACATCGGCGGCGCGATCTCCCTCCGACTGGCCGTGATCCTCGGGGTGTTCGGGCTGACGCTCTGCGGGGTGCTGAGAATCCGGGAACACGACGCGGACGTCCGGGCCGCCGCCGACCCCCGTGACGGTGGCGATATGGCGGCGTACATCGCCCGGGACCGGTCGCCCACCCCGCGCCGCCGGATCACACGACTCCTCGGCCTGGCCACCCACCCCACCCGCGCCGACCGGCTCTCGGCCCTCGACCGGCCCGCCCGCCTGTGGGGGCTGTCCGTACCGGAGAGCCTGGCCACCGGTATCGCGGCCGGTCTGGTGTTCACGGACGCGGCGCTGCTGATCACCGCACTCACCCCGGACAGCATCGCCACCGGCTATCGCATCACCGGCGCGCTGACCGGCTGGGCCGTGGCCGGGGTGGTGACGGTGGCGCTGTGGCGGGCCGCGGCCGTGCGCCACCCGGACGCCTACGGGCTCCGCCCCGCCCGCCGGGGCGCCGCGCTGGGCGCGGGAGTGCTCGCCGGATCACAGTTGTCGGCCCGCGCCGCGGGGGACTGGACCGACGCCTTCGGTACGGCGGACGGGCTGGCCGCCGACTTCTCGCTCGCCAACGCGACCGCGGGCCGGGCCGCCGCGCTGACCCTGGCCCTGATCGTCGGCGGCGCGCTCTTCACCACCTGGGCGGCGGCGCTGGCCCGGGCCGCCGGGGCGGCGCCGGACGGCCCGCGGTCCGGACCGGCGTGCGCGGCGGCGGTCGCCCTGTCGGGGGCGGTGCTCGCGATGCCGCTCGGGACGTGGTTCCTCCTCGCGGCGCTCGCGGCGGTGGAGGCGGACTCGGTCCCGTACTGGGGAGCCATGGACTCCAGGGCGTGGGTCATCGGCGCGACGCTGACGCTCTTCGGCGCGCTCGCGCCGTTCGCGCTGACGGCGCTGCGCCGGACCCGGCCGCGGCTCCGGCTCGTACCGGCCGTCGCGGTGGCCCTGTTCGCGCTGCCGACGGCGGCGGCGTGGATCCCGCTGACGGCGTCGGCGGACTCCAGCCCTCGCCGGGTCCTGTTCCCCGCCACGGTGGCGACCCCGAAGCCCCACAAGCTCCTGACCACCTCACCCTCCCCACCCTCCTCTCCTCCCTCCCCTCCCTCCCCTCCATCAGGGGACGAACCCGTTATCGACATCGATGACCTGCCGGTCCTGCCACCGCCGGAGGCCGAGGGAAGAGAGCCGGTACGGGACCCCTTCATCGCCTGCCTGGCGCTCAATGCCGGCCGGTCGGCGCTGTGGGCCGACCCGGCGGGCCGCGAGGAGACGGCGGAGCTGCTCGCCGGAGTCGACGACACCGTGCTGCGGGCGGTCTCGGCCGTACTGCGCCGTTCCCACCCCGAGCCGGTGCACAGCGATGTGCCCCAGGCGGCGATCCTCCGCTGCGACCTGCTGCGCCGCTATGCGCGCTGA
- a CDS encoding sensor domain-containing protein: protein MSSTTPTSPPRSRVRTAAVPALVTLLLAAAAGCGGGDRDDGADKVRASESGTPVPPPPRPSGGGTASASPGASPGKSTGPKPTGSGSPSPTGTGPTESATPPSPSPSPSPPSPGPPPPPPPSAARLTSALLTTGRLPAGYVRTTLPNQPPNRAGRPDCVQRLNSLELNRTTYPGAVESRASWAQSRTGPYLQEVLRWYPKGAARAQADNAARVLAGCGTYTLSWPDGDTAQQTVTPLGPAGIGERSWHAKVTVKYAAVTVEETLVLVVVRNCLIVLSHLGSPAAPARAQTLSLAAAAAAKAP from the coding sequence ATGTCATCCACCACCCCCACCTCCCCGCCCCGTTCCCGGGTTCGTACCGCGGCCGTTCCCGCGCTGGTGACGCTGCTGCTGGCCGCCGCGGCCGGCTGCGGGGGAGGGGACAGGGACGACGGGGCGGACAAGGTACGGGCGAGCGAGTCCGGCACCCCGGTCCCCCCGCCGCCGCGGCCGAGCGGCGGCGGTACGGCGAGCGCGTCGCCCGGCGCGAGCCCGGGCAAGAGCACCGGCCCGAAACCCACCGGCAGCGGATCGCCGTCCCCGACCGGAACCGGACCAACCGAGTCCGCCACACCACCCTCACCCTCACCCTCACCCTCACCTCCGTCACCAGGTCCGCCCCCGCCCCCACCGCCGTCGGCCGCCCGGCTCACCAGTGCCCTGCTCACCACGGGCCGGCTGCCCGCCGGATACGTCCGTACGACCCTGCCGAACCAACCGCCGAACCGCGCCGGCCGTCCCGACTGCGTCCAGCGCCTCAACTCGCTGGAACTCAACCGCACGACCTACCCCGGCGCCGTCGAGTCCCGGGCGTCCTGGGCACAGAGCCGGACCGGCCCCTACCTCCAGGAGGTGCTGCGGTGGTACCCGAAAGGCGCGGCCCGCGCCCAGGCCGACAACGCGGCCCGGGTGCTCGCCGGCTGCGGCACGTACACCCTCTCCTGGCCGGACGGCGATACGGCTCAGCAGACCGTGACACCCCTCGGCCCGGCGGGCATCGGCGAGAGGTCGTGGCACGCCAAGGTGACGGTGAAGTACGCGGCGGTCACGGTGGAGGAGACGCTGGTCCTGGTCGTGGTGCGGAACTGTCTGATCGTCCTCAGCCACCTCGGCAGCCCGGCCGCGCCCGCCCGCGCCCAGACCCTGTCCCTGGCCGCCGCGGCGGCGGCCAAAGCCCCGTAA
- a CDS encoding GntR family transcriptional regulator yields MRQRRTAPQSKADYVYNVLLDDIRNARIPGGSPLRAAPVAERLGVSITPVREALRRLEKDRLISYESHHGATVIDLSDEALVEYYDVRAVVEGLGARLAAGRITAEQLAGLWAVHGSMVEDIAAGRRERLGELSRHLHLAIADIGGPAFLGEQARAIRNSYPVPQDASLWLDDNHVQRHIVDAHARILGAVEEGDGDTAERVMIEHVRLSAAYRIGERTGPLD; encoded by the coding sequence GTGCGACAGCGGCGGACGGCACCTCAGAGCAAGGCCGACTATGTGTACAACGTGCTCCTCGACGATATCCGCAATGCCCGGATCCCCGGCGGTTCTCCGCTCCGGGCCGCTCCGGTCGCCGAGCGGCTCGGGGTCTCCATCACCCCCGTGCGCGAGGCCCTCCGCAGGCTGGAGAAGGACCGGCTGATCAGTTACGAGAGCCATCACGGGGCCACGGTCATCGATCTGAGCGACGAGGCCCTTGTGGAGTACTACGACGTCCGGGCGGTCGTCGAGGGGCTCGGTGCCCGGCTCGCGGCAGGGCGCATCACGGCCGAGCAGCTCGCCGGGCTGTGGGCCGTACACGGGTCGATGGTCGAGGACATCGCCGCCGGGCGGCGTGAGCGTCTCGGCGAGCTGAGCCGTCATCTGCATCTGGCGATCGCGGACATCGGCGGCCCCGCGTTCCTCGGTGAGCAGGCGCGGGCCATCCGCAACAGCTATCCCGTGCCGCAGGACGCGTCCCTGTGGCTCGACGACAACCATGTCCAGCGCCATATCGTCGACGCTCACGCCCGGATCCTCGGCGCCGTCGAGGAGGGCGACGGGGACACCGCCGAGCGCGTCATGATCGAACACGTACGGCTGAGTGCCGCGTACCGGATCGGGGAGCGTACCGGGCCACTCGACTAA
- a CDS encoding HNH endonuclease, protein MCGEPLETRGGPYSEAAHIQGLGSPHFGPDVLENLLCLCPNHHKQFDTFSIYIDENWSVCMTNSGEAKWELTRRHRIDTEYVAYHRDLCLRGW, encoded by the coding sequence GTGTGCGGCGAGCCGCTGGAGACACGAGGCGGCCCCTACAGCGAGGCCGCTCACATCCAGGGTCTGGGAAGTCCGCACTTCGGCCCGGACGTCCTGGAAAACCTGCTCTGTCTCTGCCCCAACCACCACAAGCAGTTCGATACCTTCAGCATCTACATCGACGAAAACTGGTCGGTGTGCATGACGAACAGCGGCGAAGCGAAATGGGAGCTCACTCGCCGGCACCGGATCGACACCGAGTACGTCGCCTACCACCGGGACCTGTGTCTGCGCGGCTGGTAA